Proteins co-encoded in one Quercus robur chromosome 8, dhQueRobu3.1, whole genome shotgun sequence genomic window:
- the LOC126694401 gene encoding putative receptor like protein 25 has protein sequence MMTINEDAQEPQYLAQHYGNDYSPYRPVTPVYKSDVLSGSYQDSIVVTVKGVKIELLRILTIFTTIDLSSNQFQGEIPDALGRLKFLRLLNISHNNLTGHIPSTLGNLLALEALDLSSNKLIGEIPKQLTLLTFLAMLNLSQNQLIGPIPQGKQFNTFGNESYDGNSGLCGFPLSIKCSTNEPPATIFLEDNDSTFAKGFHWKAVLIGYGCGFVFGLVVGYVVFKTRKPQWILRLIEGEREGRVTGRINQRPKRRRR, from the coding sequence ATGATGACTATTAACGAAGATGCACAAGAACCACAATATTTGGCACAACATTATGGTAATGATTATAGCCCATATCGTCCTGTTACTCCTGTATATAAATCAGATGTGCTTAGCGGTTCTTATCAAGATTCAATAGTGGTAACTGTGAAAGGGGTGAAGATAGAATTATTGAGAATCCTAACCATCTTCACAACAATTGATTTATCAAGCAACCAATTCCAAGGAGAGATCCCAGATGCACTTGGAAGACTTAAATTTCTCCGATTGCTCAACATTTCCCATAACAACCTAACCGGCCATATCCCATCAACGTTGGGAAATTTATTAGCACTAGAAGCATTGGATCTCTCTTCAAATAAGCTCATTGGTGAAATTCCTAAGCAATTGACACTACTAACATTTTTGGCCATGTTAAATCTTTCACAAAACCAGCTTATTGGACCCATACCTCAAGGCAAACAATTCAATACATTTGGTAACGAATCATATGATGGGAACTCGGGATTGTGCGGATTTCCATTGTCAATTAAATGTAGCACTAATGAGCCACCAGCAACAATATTCCTAGAAGACAATGATTCAACGTTTGCCAAAGGATTTCATTGGAAGGCCGTGTTGATTGGCTACGGATGTGgatttgtgtttggattagtTGTGGGATATGTTGTGTTTAAAACAAGAAAACCCCAATGGATTTTAAGGTTGATTGAAGGAGAACGAGAGGGAAGGGTGACAGGGCGTATCAACCAAAGACCCAAGCGAAGAAGACGTTAA
- the LOC126695789 gene encoding receptor-like protein Cf-9, with the protein MTVIYVPLISSRIMMRSLILLSQLFFYLLLLLYSQLASSSSSAPFCSQDQSIALLQFKQLFSFSNDVSFNCDEVDLHSYPKMESWKEGTDCCSWDGVTCDRMKRDVIGLDLSCSWLCGTIPFNSSLFLLPHLQWLNLASNNFSYSSISSRFGQFARLKHLDLSHSMFSGKVPLEISHLSQLASLDLSDYNSYLKLEASVVKRLVQNLTKLRELHLENVEMSSISLSSLMNLSSALTSITLNNCLLRGKLPDHIFRLPNLRELILTDNPELTWSFPMVNWSTPLRYLDVSRTIYSGELPKSIGKMKFMQHLFMSECKFNGSIPAWLGNLTQLIDLDLSINNFSGEMPSSISNLFVLSYFDLRSNNIQGKIHKHFWLLTCSPQLEIF; encoded by the coding sequence ATGACAGTCATATACGTGCCTCTGATCTCATCCAGAATAATGATGAGGTCTTTGATTTTGCTCTCTCAACTCTTCTTCTACCTCTTGCTGCTTTTGTATTCTCAACTTGCTTCATCCTCTTCTTCTGCACCATTCTGCTCCCAAGACCAAAGCATTGCATTGCTCCAATTCAagcaattattttctttttccaatgatGTTTCTTTCAATTGTGATGAAGTTGATCTTCATTCTTATCCAAAGATGGAGTCCTGGAAGGAGGGAACTGATTGCTGCTCATGGGATGGTGTTACATGTGATAGGATGAAAAGAGATGTGATAGGCCTTGACCTCAGTTGTAGCTGGCTTTGTGGCACCATTCCTTTCAACAGTAGCCTCTTTCTTCTCCCTCACCTGCAATGGCTCAACCTCGCTTCAAACAATTTTAGCTATTCCTCCATTTCATCTAGGTTTGGCCAGTTTGCAAGATTGAAACACCTTGACCTTTCTCACTCCATGTTTTCTGGCAAAGTCCCACTTGAAATATCTCACCTCTCCCAACTCGCCTCACTAGATCTCTCTGACTACAATAGCTATCTCAAACTCGAAGCATCTGTTGTGAAGAGGCTTGTCCAAAATCTGACCAAGCTAAGAGAACTTCATCTTGAGAATGTTGAGATGTCTTCTATTTCTCTTAGTTCTCTCATGAATCTGTCTTCTGCTCTGACATCCATTACTCTCAACAATTGTTTATTGCGCGGGAAGCTACCTGATCACATTTTCCGCCTACCAAACCTGCGTGAGCTTATTCTAACAGATAATCCTGAACTCACATGGTCTTTTCCAATGGTAAATTGGAGCACACCACTAAGGTATTTGGATGTCTCTCGCACAATTTACTCAGGAGAGTTACCAAAATCAATTGGCAAAATGAAATTCATGCAACATTTGTTTATGAGTGAATGCAAGTTTAATGGGTCCATTCCTGCATGGCTTGGCAACCTTACACAGCTCATCGATTTGGATTTATCAATTAACaattttagtggtgagatgCCATCATCAATTTCAAATCTCTTTGTACTCTCCTACTTCGACCTACGATCCAATAATATTCAAGGTAAGATCCATAAGCATTTTTGGTTATTAACGTGTAGTCCACAATTAGAAATATTTTGA
- the LOC126694402 gene encoding receptor-like protein 9DC3 isoform X1 encodes MFKKLKTLLYLNFRANLLHGVLPVPPSSMRNFLISNNRLSGEIPSSICNVTSIEIFDISYNSLSGTIPSCLGNFSNSLVVMDLRRNNFYGTMPETFAEGNMLRTLVFNGNQLEGLLPKSLVNCKYLEVLDIGNNKINDSFPYWLEDLPVLQVLILRSNKFNGQLDNFKTKSSFSLLRIIDLSHNEFSGSLPTNFFKGLKAIKTTKESEGEVKYMEQGYYQDSVIVAMKGQSFVLERILTIFTTIDLSSNKFHGKIPEVIGILNFLRGLNLSHNRLIGHIPLSLGLLSVLESLDLSSNRLNGEIPMQLTRLTFLAVLNLSQNQLMGPIPQGKQFGTFQNNSYGGNLGLCGFPLSKNCGIDERPPPPIFQEDNNPMFMSGFGWEAVLLGYGCGLVFGIAMGYFMFKIGKPQCLLGLIEENRPRKLKMPSNQRSRGSRNYSIQRVLQGSCGL; translated from the exons ATGTTCAAAAAGCTCAAAACACTTCTATATTTGAACTTCCGTGCCAATCTACTACATGGCGTGCTTCCTGTTCCCCCATCTTCTATGCGCAACTTTTTGATCTCCAACAATAGATTAAGTGGGGAGATCCCATCTTCAATTTGCAATGTAACTTCCATTGAAATCTTTGACATCTCTTACAACAGTTTGAGTGGTACCATTCCTTCATGTTTGGGAAACTTCAGTAATTCTCTTGTAGTCATGGatttgaggaggaataacttcTATGGCACCATGCCTGAAACATTTGCAGAGGGTAATATGTTGAGGACTCTTGTCTTCAATGGTAATCAGTTAGAAGGGCTATTACCAAAATCTTTGGTCAACTGTAAATATTTGGAAGTTCTAGACATAGGAAATAACAAGATAAATGATTCCTTCCCCTATTGGCTGGAAGATCTTCCAGTGTTACAAGTTCTTATCTTGAGGTCCAACAAATTTAATGGTCAACTAGACAATTTCAAGACCAAGTCATCTTTCTCTTTGTTGCGAATCATTGACCTTTCTCATAATGAGTTTTCTGGAAGTTTACCTACGAATTTCTTCAAGGGACTGAAGGCTATAAAAACAACCAAAGAAAGTGAAGGCGAAGTGAAATACATGGAACAAGGCTATTACCAAGACTCAGTTATTGTAGCAATGAAAGGGCAAAGCTTTGTgctagagagaattttaaccATCTTCACTACCATAGATCTATCAAGTAACAAGTTCCATGGAAAGATTCCTGAAGTGATTGGAATACTGAACTTTCTTCGAGGTCTTAACCTTTCCCATAACAGACTAATTGGCCATATACCATTATCTTTGGGCCTTTTGTCTGTACTTGAATCTTTAGACCTCTCTTCAAATAGGCTTAATGGGGAGATTCCAATGCAACTGACAAGATTAACATTTCTGGCAGTGTTAAATCTTTCGCAAAACCAACTTATGGGACCCATACCACAAGGTAAACAATTTGGAACATTTCAAAACAACTCATATGGTGGAAATTTGGGATTGTGTGGATTTCCATTGTCAAAGAATTGTGGCATCGATGAGCGGCCACCACCACCAATATTCCAAGAGGACAACAATCCAATGTTTATGAGTGGATTTGGTTGGGAGGCTGTTTTATTAGGGTATGGATGTGGATTGGTTTTTGGAATAGCTATGGGGTATTTCATGTTTAAAATTGGAAAACCTCAATGCCTTCTAGGGTTAATTGAAGAGAACCGGCCAAGAAAGTTGAAAATGCCTAGCAACCAAAGATCTAGAGGAAGCAGAAATTACAGCATTCAAAGGGTGCTCCAAG G
- the LOC126694402 gene encoding receptor-like protein 9DC3 isoform X2 — MFKKLKTLLYLNFRANLLHGVLPVPPSSMRNFLISNNRLSGEIPSSICNVTSIEIFDISYNSLSGTIPSCLGNFSNSLVVMDLRRNNFYGTMPETFAEGNMLRTLVFNGNQLEGLLPKSLVNCKYLEVLDIGNNKINDSFPYWLEDLPVLQVLILRSNKFNGQLDNFKTKSSFSLLRIIDLSHNEFSGSLPTNFFKGLKAIKTTKESEGEVKYMEQGYYQDSVIVAMKGQSFVLERILTIFTTIDLSSNKFHGKIPEVIGILNFLRGLNLSHNRLIGHIPLSLGLLSVLESLDLSSNRLNGEIPMQLTRLTFLAVLNLSQNQLMGPIPQGKQFGTFQNNSYGGNLGLCGFPLSKNCGIDERPPPPIFQEDNNPMFMSGFGWEAVLLGYGCGLVFGIAMGYFMFKIGKPQCLLGLIEENRPRKLKMPSNQRSRGSRNYSIQRVLQASYWTGSCGL, encoded by the exons ATGTTCAAAAAGCTCAAAACACTTCTATATTTGAACTTCCGTGCCAATCTACTACATGGCGTGCTTCCTGTTCCCCCATCTTCTATGCGCAACTTTTTGATCTCCAACAATAGATTAAGTGGGGAGATCCCATCTTCAATTTGCAATGTAACTTCCATTGAAATCTTTGACATCTCTTACAACAGTTTGAGTGGTACCATTCCTTCATGTTTGGGAAACTTCAGTAATTCTCTTGTAGTCATGGatttgaggaggaataacttcTATGGCACCATGCCTGAAACATTTGCAGAGGGTAATATGTTGAGGACTCTTGTCTTCAATGGTAATCAGTTAGAAGGGCTATTACCAAAATCTTTGGTCAACTGTAAATATTTGGAAGTTCTAGACATAGGAAATAACAAGATAAATGATTCCTTCCCCTATTGGCTGGAAGATCTTCCAGTGTTACAAGTTCTTATCTTGAGGTCCAACAAATTTAATGGTCAACTAGACAATTTCAAGACCAAGTCATCTTTCTCTTTGTTGCGAATCATTGACCTTTCTCATAATGAGTTTTCTGGAAGTTTACCTACGAATTTCTTCAAGGGACTGAAGGCTATAAAAACAACCAAAGAAAGTGAAGGCGAAGTGAAATACATGGAACAAGGCTATTACCAAGACTCAGTTATTGTAGCAATGAAAGGGCAAAGCTTTGTgctagagagaattttaaccATCTTCACTACCATAGATCTATCAAGTAACAAGTTCCATGGAAAGATTCCTGAAGTGATTGGAATACTGAACTTTCTTCGAGGTCTTAACCTTTCCCATAACAGACTAATTGGCCATATACCATTATCTTTGGGCCTTTTGTCTGTACTTGAATCTTTAGACCTCTCTTCAAATAGGCTTAATGGGGAGATTCCAATGCAACTGACAAGATTAACATTTCTGGCAGTGTTAAATCTTTCGCAAAACCAACTTATGGGACCCATACCACAAGGTAAACAATTTGGAACATTTCAAAACAACTCATATGGTGGAAATTTGGGATTGTGTGGATTTCCATTGTCAAAGAATTGTGGCATCGATGAGCGGCCACCACCACCAATATTCCAAGAGGACAACAATCCAATGTTTATGAGTGGATTTGGTTGGGAGGCTGTTTTATTAGGGTATGGATGTGGATTGGTTTTTGGAATAGCTATGGGGTATTTCATGTTTAAAATTGGAAAACCTCAATGCCTTCTAGGGTTAATTGAAGAGAACCGGCCAAGAAAGTTGAAAATGCCTAGCAACCAAAGATCTAGAGGAAGCAGAAATTACAGCATTCAAAGGGTGCTCCAAG CAAGCTATTGGACAGG